The Plasmodium vivax chromosome 12, whole genome shotgun sequence genomic interval AGGTAGCCATAGAGGGGCGCCTTGCCCCCCCAGCTCTTCCTGCGCGAGTCTCTATACCCAACTAGGTAGCACTCATTGGTTAGCACACTTTTGTGCCTCTCGCTCGGCAGCGCGTTTCTCTTGGCGTGGGTCCCCACCGGGGGTAGCAAAAGGTTCAGCACCAGCAGCAGTAGGAGCAGTAGTAGCAGTAGCAGTAGCCTGCGGATGCACCAGCGGAACACGACGGACGCGCCTTTCATGACGTACCGAGCCCAGCTACATTCGTTTGTTCCCTCCAACGCGTTTATAGCTACTCGTGGGATGTGCACGAGGACTGCGGGTTGAAAAGGTTGACAcacgagggggggagcggcgccTTACTTTCCGTAgagcgaaaaagaaaaaaaaaaattcaaagaAGCCGCCATCATCGTATTACTCCCTgggtcccttttttcgccAGCTCATCGGGGAAGCAGCCATGTGCGAAATGCGAAAGCGTAGGCGTTGAGGGGGCAGCTGcgttgctttattttttttttttttttaaccgcgCGTCGATCGGGTGAGATTACGTCAAGGCAGTTGTTCGTTTTTCGCTTTTCATTTCGCCCCAAATGGCGTCAACGTGGTTTCTCTTTTCTCGCCCCGCTTTACCGCTCAACggtttttcctccccaaaGGGGCACTTCATCGTAACGTAATGGCGCGCACCGCTGGGGGAAGCAGTGACGGAAACGTCTACTTGACGTGGTGGCGATGGCTAAGCGGCGTAAAGAAGGGCATTCCGATTAGCGGTTACTTCGCTGCTTTCACCGCCGACTCCACCTGTCGTGGGAAAAGAGCGAGGGCACCTTGCTGCTACACCTTGCCGATGCACCTTACCGCTTTACCTTACCGATGCACCTCCCCCTGTTTGGCGCAAACGGGGGGCGGAGTGGCGCTGCCCAATTGAGCGGCCCTTGAAGGACTACCCCGCTGGCCTCTAACGTTTGGCGAAACTGAAGACGAAGGGATGAACGCAGTTGGCTTGGAGGTGACCAGAGGAATAATTGGGGCAgttaaactaaaaaaattggaaacttaaaaaaaagaaggcaagGAAGAAGTGACGCTTCGGGGGAGGACCTCCACGCCCCGTGGTGATTAGCGGCCCTGTGGTGATTGGCGGCCCTGTGGTGATTGGCGGCCCTGTGGTGATTGGCGGCCCTGTGGTGATTGGCGGCCCTGTGGTGATTGGCGGCCCTGTGGTGATTGGCGGCCCTGCGGTGATTAGCGGCCACGGATCCACTCGCCGCTTTGCATCGCTTCCCACCGCTTCGCGCTGCTtcgcgccgctcccccgctACGCATCCGCGGGCGCCTTGCCCTCGGAGGGGAGGGGGCTGTACTCCATGTGGTAGAGGCGCCTGACGTAGAACACCAGGGAGAGCAGCACGCTCAGGGCGAAGACGACAAACAGGCTAtacaggtaaaaaaaaggaattttcaaaaaaatattatcctTCCGTTTGTACTCATTATAAGTCCTCGGTCTCGTATGGGTCGGGTGAGAAGGACAGTTGGCATCAACAAATCCAATGCGGTTCTTCTGAATGTCAAAAATAACTTGcctgtttttaaaaaaggttaGCCCTAATATGGGTTTGTTATTCACCTGTTTCTCTATGCCCTTGCACCAAAAGCTTTCCTTCTTGTACAGATACGAATGTGGCTGCCacttcattttataattgtTCGAGAGAGTGACAAACAGATCGGGCAGCCCCTCCAGGTATTTCCAGCACTGCACCCCGTCTACGATCTTAACGCACATGTTCTCCTTCGCGATGATACTCTTCAGGGACTTCCTAAAATCGTCGAATTGGACCAACGGATTGTTAAACGACTCGTTCGTCATCTTCAATCGCTTATTCACATCATACGCGTTATTCATATCTTGGATGCACAAAATGtcaaaaaagtaatttaGCTTATTATAGAGGTCCTCCGGGATGTGAGTGAAGGTGCTCCCCGAATCCACCAGCATCTCCAACCCCTTGCTGGAGCTCATCATGTTTGTTCCGAACATGTCCAGCCCCCTCACCTTGATGTAGTAGTAGTACTTCCTCGTCACGTTTTCCCAGACGACTTTTTCCGCCTCTCGGAGGGCCACCTGTGGGTCCTCCCCCGACTCGCTTAACGACTCGCTTACCGGTCCGCTTCCCTGCCCGCTTACCGacttgcttccccccctccgcacGATATACGCCGGGTCGTACCCCCCCGCGATCAGCTCGCCCCCATTCTCGGAGATGCAAATGGTAAACACCTGCTTCAGCTGCGGGGCGTTGTCGAAAAGCAAATTGACGAACGTGGGGATTCCCTGCGGTTTGGAAAGACTCATCCCCAATACGCCCGTCGCCTGCTGGTACAGGAACAGACTCTCCTCGTGCATGTGGCACCCCATCAGCTTCCTAAAAGTAACCCTCTCATTGTTATAAGACACCACACTAACTACATCTGAAAAGTAGAACCCACTAATTTGGGAACCCTCACAGTAGGACTGCATGTACTCACATTTCCCCTTAACACAATTTAACTTAAAAGGACACTCCTCATTTTCGCAATATAAAATGGAAGACGTTTTGGAGTTATTAAGGTTAAAGGGGTTCTCCATATGAACCCCACAATTCTTGCATCCTGCACAGGGGAAGCTCAAGGAGGATGAGCCCGTGTCCAAAATGAGGGAAATTCTTTGCTCCGGGGTCCCTATATCAATATCTAGAAAGTAGTAGGCATATTCGTCTATATCTCCATACAGCTTGTACTTGTAGAGGAGGTCCTTGCTGTGACCCTCCGTTGACTCGCTTCTGCCCTGTACACTCAACGCACATAGGGTTAACACACAGATGACTAGACGGATGAGACGGGAGAGGGAGCCGCGACCGGGGGGCCCCAAGCTCGCTCCGACCATTTTTCCGGCCCGTTTGTTCCGTTCCGGGGGGTCCTCAGGGGGGGCAGcgcagggggagcagcagcagcggcaggagcagcggcagcagcagTTGAAAAGGGTGATGAGCGGTTTTACTGGGCTGATAAGCGGATTAACTCGGCTGATGGGCGGCTTAACTGGGATGATCCGCGGCTTGACTGAGCGATACGCAGCTTACCCGCGTCGCGCCACGTTCACCCCCCAACAGCTGGCCTACCCCCGGGCACACGCGCGCGGGTCCCCTTTGCCAAGTTCAACTCCTGGTGAGGAGAAGCCAGCCGCACGCAAGCCACGACGTGGGGGGATAAGCGGTTCTGCTCTGTTATGCTATGCTATGCTGTGCTATTCGGGTGTCCTCGTggactttgtttttttttgcttctgaCTCGTCAACATGTATATGCTCACAGAGGaagctttcatttttaattaacgcCTGCGGTGTTAATGCGTGGGGGGGAGACGCGCAGGGAGCGCACGGGTTGGAAGGTGGACGGTTGGACGGCTGAACGGTTGGACGGCTGAACGGTTGGACGGCTGAACGGTTGGAAGACTCCCGCGTGGGTGCCTACCTCATAAGCTACTTCTCGCGTGGATCGTCTCACCTGTAGATTTCTTCTTTCACTGGCCGCCTCCCACATACACGCGCAGTCTCAGCTTCGACTCGCCACGATCGTGCGATCTCATGAACGCACTTTCACACAGATGGGGAAAGGTACTCCCTCCAGCTGGgcacacatatgtgcatgcagAGGGTCCCTTTTGGGTGCACATCTACCTGTGCGCACGCCTGGGCGGAACTTTCGCGTTCACTCCGGGGGTAGCAATCAATCTAGCAAAGGCCTCCTtattcttccttcttctgtGTGGTGTTACAGGCGGCTGGGGAAGGGGACCGCATTCAGTACATCTCGCTGTGCCTGCTTCAGCTGGTCTCAGTTCATCCCATTATTCGCACGCACAGTTCCATTAgcatgaaattttttttttttttttataatcggCTAGGTGCGCGTTGCGTCACGTGTCCCTCGAGTTTTACCGCCTCGCGTTCGTTTCGCGCATGGCTAGGTGTGTAACTTGGGGGTTCAAATGGGCTGCCAAAATGTGCGGCCGAAATGTGAAGCCAAAATGTACCGCCAATTTTATCCCTCTTAATGCGAAGGGAAAAATCCGAACGATGACTGCTTGGCCGTTAAGTTGTTCACAAAATTACCAACTGGTGTGACGGCCAAATGAacacttccccttttcaatcgctttttttttttttttttttttgagagaGGGAATCGCAAGGGTCGCGTGTGTCACTATGGACGGATGTGCAAAATGAGCGGAGTGATTTTCCTTTGGATTAATTTTGCGCTCATCCAAAAGGGCGgcgaaacaaaaatggagagagGTGACACCGGCATGCGCTCTCCCCTCCAATCGGGGTTGGCGCAAAGGTGGGGGGGGATACTTTACTCTCACGGGAGAAGCGGAGAACATACAACAATGGTTAGCTTAccaggggtaaaaaaaaaaaaaaaaaaaaaaaaaaaaaaaaaaaaaaaaatataaaaaaaaagtgtaaaaaaataaagcgaaacgaacaaaatggggcgaaGCAAATCGAACGTGGCGACCTCTCACCCTTAGCAGCTTCCTCCTTTACAATTTCATTGCCAATTTGGCCAAAttggccaattttttttccttcctgtgTTATGGAGAAAGGGACAGCACTGTCTCCCCGtttgtgtttccccctttgtatAGCTTTTCCTTGCGCAGGGACTACTCCTCTCGCCCAACCCCCCTTCAACTCGCTCTGCTTATCCGTTTCACCCTTTTCGGCGCGCACAAACAGGAAGGGGGCGGCAACTTTGGCGACTCCGCAGAATTGCAAACAGTTGTGCAGAAAAATTCGGTCACCTCAGCTTCGTTCACGATCTGCTTGGGTCACGCCAGCCTCGCTCACTCAACAGATGAGCAGAGCTTTAGAAATTTTCCACCCACGGGGGAGTGTGCCATTAGTTGTTAATATGTTCTCCTTTCCCGCATTCGATCATCGAAATGTGTCACGCTGGTTTGGTATgtcacattaaaaaaaaaaaaaaaaaaggaacaaacaaaCTGCGCCAAAGGGAGGAGAAAGGCAAGTTcgcaggggaagaaaaaaaaaaaaaaaaaaaaaaaaaaaaaaatgaacacagcTCACGAGGAAATCAGTGGCATACGACATCCCGGTGTAGtcacatacatacgtatatacgtacatacatacgtaggTATGTATCTATCTGGGCGCACATCGCGGTAACTCCCCTTTTCGGATGGGCCAAACGAAACCTACTCAGCCTGGTGGGCGTGCCTTTCATGTGGCCACGTTTTGCGCGACGCCGGATTTGTTCGTCCCCGTTGTTCGCGGCAAAACCCCTCCACCAACCagttttggctagctccaaaaaaaaaaaaaaaaaaaaaaaagtaaaacaaagcaaaacagCCATAcataggaaaaaaacgcaaatttttaaaaaaaacacgacaaaaatgtaaaacgcGCAAAAACAGCGCGAAGAAGGAACAACTTACTCCGCCGCTAACCGTGTCATCACCAAATGGTACATTTCCGGGTGAAGGGAAAGGGGGCAAACCGGGGGGCGCCACGATTTCCAAGCGTACCCCTGCATGGTATGCTTTTTTGCATACGTtgactgttttttttttttttttttttcttttttgtgacATGTAGCCGACATTGCAACTGACCCAATTCCATTTGCTCTTCTTAAGCGCGGTCGCCACCTCGGCACAAGTTTcgcgaaaaaaggagaagcataTAAACCTCTATGTAGGGGCGGCGTACCACTTTTGTGCGCGTAAAATCTATTGCGCACCGCCCCTTGGTTAATTCGCACCACTGAGGGGAGAGTGTCCGAGGGTTGGGCATCCCACCATACACTTACCTACGTACATATAAGCGCTcttttatgaacaaattaaTTACCTGCGTATGGTTTAAGCGCGCACTGCTAGGCGATCCCTCTGCAGGGGTAAAACGGAAAGTATAGCACTTCTTCCTTCCCGTGTCGATAGGGTGGGCTAACCCGATCGGATCGtccccgcttcttccccttcacccCACACGGTTGGCGCGAAAATATTACGTTCAACGACCGCGcgcaaagaggaaaaagctTTTCTCAAAGGAGCAACTAACTagtacatgtatgtacacgTGAAGAAATTAAATCTTCACAATTGTATGCATACGCGCAAGCGATACTTTCTCCTCcgaaagaattttttttttttttttataaaaaagttaaaaaaaaaaagttcatccCAAAGAGAGGCTTCCATTCATTTagcggagaaaaaaaaactcgaatttttttttttttttttttcttttcatctaGCATCGCCAAAATGGTTGAGGGGGCTAAggataaaagtaaaaatggagCGGCAGAGTGGGGTGACAAAACAGCTTCTCCAACGCTTCAACACTGGAGTGGTGATGCCGCCCGTGTGCCCACCAACGTGTAGATATACCCGCGGATCATCCAGGGGAAGTCCCCCCGGAAGGACTCTGCATACCCACGTTGtaacttcttcccccccttcgcagaAACCGCcatggataaaaaaaaacaggatagtaaaaacaaaaagaacgCCAAGAATGTAAAGGGCAACCCCAAGGCAGCAGCCAGCGGCAATGACAAGCTGGGCAAGAAGAAAGGAGCCgacaaggagaagaagcagctgTACAAGGGGAAGGTTAAGAAGAGCCTGGGCAAGCAGGTGGGCGGAAAGAACCAGCAGGTGAAGAAGGCCGCCGCAGAGGAGtccaagaagaagaagaaaatcacCACCTCCATCAAGTTTAAGCGGTAAGTGGGGTGCCGTATCAGTTTGTAGCCTGGCGAAGGGGTGACTGACGCCCCGCGTCCGTTCATGCCCCGTTGGAGATGTCACCCTACATGTTGCCGCTACCCACATGTAGTCACCACCCACATTTCTCTGCTACCCCCAtttcgccgctcccccccttgcagacCCAAAACCCTGAAGTTGCCCAAAAACCCAAAGTGCCCCAAAGTCATCAAATCGTGCTACAAAAAGACGCTGGACAAGTATGGCATTTTGAAATACCCCCTGACGTCCGAAAAGGCCATGAAGAAGATTGAGGAAATCAACACCCTCGTTTTTATTTGCGACAAGAGGGCGGACAAGAAGAAGATCACCAAGTCCGTGAAGAACCTCTTCGGCATAAGCTGCGAGAAGGTCAACGTGCTGAACAGGTGGGTTATCGGAGAGGGAGCAAGTGATAGTGATAGTGAGAGGGAGAGGGAGGAAGAGAGTGATAGAGATAGTGGGGAGAAACCCCCTTTGCATTGGGGAAGGCACCCCTGCGGGTGCACGCCTCTACATACTTACACTCGCACATACGTGCGCGTATGCGTAACCTTGCACACACCCCTTTGCTCACttgcgccgcccccccctgcagactCAACGGAGACAAGAAGGCATACGTGCGCCTGTCCAAGGACCACGACGCGTTGGAGGTAGCCAACAAGATAGGAATTCTATAATGAAGGAAGTTTCCTCTCCCCAGGGGGAATAAGTGCTTATCGGCTTATTGGCTTACTGGCCTATCGGCTTATCGGCCTATCGGCTTGTGTGCAATGTGCGCGTATGCATGAGCGATGGCGCGACACGTGGGTTGATCGCATTACGCCGGCGGTGCCGCTCACCCCCTTGGGGGGAGTCGCCCGGTGGAACATTTACGTCCCTTTTCGCACTTGCCTTGCGAAATTCatccacaattttttaaaaaaaaaaaaacgaaaaactgtccaagaggagaaaaaaacgtcgaatttaaaaaaaaaaaaaaaaaaaaaaaagaagcggcCATTTTGAAGCGGCGTGGCGTTAACTCCTATCAAATGGGGGTAACACCGCGTGGGTGGGTAACACCACATGGCCGCCTCCCTCCCTAGCTGCTTACTTCCCGCTTCAATATCTCGTACTCGCACTCCTCCGAGTCGTCCGACGCGAAGTTATCCGGCGAGCTCTCGTCCACCTGGAAGGAACACTTGGTCTTATAAAACGACACCGCATTGACATTGCTCTTCAAAACGGTGCACACGATTTTGTGCACTTTGATTCGTTTGCACAGAGCCTCCAGCATACCGATGAGGTGCTTGCCTATCCCCATCTTGGTGAACTCTGGCACGATCTGAATTTCGTAGAGGTAGCAGATGGTTGTGTGTTCATTGGGTGGGTAATCTGCCGTCAGTCTGTAGTGCACGAAGCAGACCAGAGAGTGTTCGGCCAGGTTGGCTAGGTAATCATCCGCATCCTTCTTACCTTCATTCTCCCCTTTGCTGTGTTGTAACCTTTGGAGGAAGGACATATTAGCTTCGCTCCCCGTGGGCAGAGACTCAGTCAGGGGGTGCTCCTCCGATGGGGTCTCTTCTTCAGTAGGCTGATGTTTCTGGACAAACCCCAGTATCAATTTGCACCTGTCGCTGCGTAGctccttccacttcttctcaTCCGACCATCCGCGATTTAAAAAGTTACTCTCGTTGTAGAGCCGCTCCATGTTCGCCTTGGTCATACGAAGCAGCGTTGTGAAGACGGCCTCGCCTGCTTGGCGCTTCTTCAGTTCGAAGGCGTTAACGGATTGGAAGAAGACAAACGGGGGGGGTGCCCTCCCTTGGTCTGCGTGATCTGCGTGATCTGCGTGGTCTACGTGGTCTCCTGGCCCCACTCCCGTTTGTGGACCCGCTCCACCCCCCCGCTTCACCAAAAAGTACCTCCTAAAACTGCCATCGATAAAGTCGAAGATGCTGTCGTTCTgcttgcaattttttaccACTCTGATTAGCTCTCCATTGTTGTGCTTTGCATGTCCCTTGTCCTTTCTCCGGCGAGACCCCTTCTTGCGGATGCTCCTCCTGGTTTTGCTAATTCTGGAGGACTTCCCCGCTGCCGTTCCGACCACATCCGTCTGGGCAACTTTCTCTTCGCTTTGATTGTTCatgtggaggggaaaaaaaaaagaaaaaaaaattacccagTTTGGTCAGCTCCTTTCAAGGATACCATCCACGGGgaccccaaaaaaaataatacaaattcCATCGCCCACAGGTGGACCTCActctccctccccccaacCCCTCCCTCAGGCGTCACTTCCCAGCTGCAACTAcgtaaaatgggaaagaaaaaatggtgcTGCGCTTTCCTCTATTGGGGCAAAAGACAATCGATGGAGATGCCACTCACCCCGCTTAggtgtcaaaaaaaaagaagcccaACTGCTTCATAAACGTGTGAAAGGGCCACGTTTCAAATTTGGCTTCACCTCTGGGAAGGATGAGCAACCACTAAAGGGGAGATAACCCAGACGGGGGACCACTCGAAAGGGGCACATTTGGGGATGGAAAAACGGAGGGTAAACTCTTAATCAGCCAGAAGGTGTAGgacacacagggggggatGCCATAAAATGGGCAGAGCGCAGATAACCGCGTCAAAAGTGCCAACTTGGCGTGGAGAGTAAATTAAATTCCCGCTCGGCACTCATGTGGGCACATCACCATCGTCATCCCTGTGGATGAGCCAGCCCGAGTGCGTCCACGCGCACTTCTCCGTGTGTCCCTTTGCCGGGGTCAGCCTGGAGATGCCTCCCAATTGGGTATACTACTTGGGCGCTCCAGTTGGTACTTCCCCCTGGCAATTTTCACTGCACtcttttatcattattatgcTATTATTTTGTCATCATTTTGccatcattttattattatttattttttcttttttttttttccccgctttTTCCACTCCTCCCCAAACGGATACTCTGCGAACATCCCGCGGGGCCGCTCGGCAAGGGCGGAGAAAACGCCTCCCCCGTGCACCGGGTCACGCGCACGCGCATAGGCTAAAGTGCGCCCACATAAAACAAACAGTAGCGTTCACTTTAGCACTCCCACGCGAGCGTAGCGGCATGCGCCACAGCAAAGCAGCAAATCGCACCAGGGCAGTCGCAGGAGGAGCGCCTCTTCACAGCCCCCACGTAtcagcgggaaaaaaaaaaaaaaaaaaaaaaaaaaaactgtgcGTCTCCCCCCTTCGAAGCAAATAACGTGAAACTGCAAGGGTAATATAAGCAAGCGAACTCCTGTGACAGTTACAAGgtgggaaaagaagaaagttCCCATTctttgcacattttaaaatgtatatttaggGAGCCTTACCGGGATTCAACTCTTTTGAGCAGCATAGCAGCATTTCGCGGCATCCTTTGGCCATTTTGACCAGTTGGCCATTTtgaccgcttaaccgcttaaccgcctaaccgctccccccccgcgcaatGTCCACCGCGCTGAACGCCCACGCACTCAACGACCGAAAGCGAGAAATGCACCAGCGAAGAGGTTGAACCTGCTTGGCGAGTCCAAAAACGGGGCATCCCTTTGCACAGACATATGCATGTGGGCATACGTACAGGCATACGCATAGGCACACGAATAGGCATACCCATAGGCATACCCATAGGCATACCCATAGGCATACCCATAGGCATACCCATAGGCATACCCATAGGCATACCCATAGGCGAGCTCATAAATATCCTTCTTTGAGGTCTTCCCCCCAAGTGAAAGCCCCCCCTAAGTGCATACACCAAAAATACCCCTCGATAACCTCCCACCCCCTgactttttcccccctctttaaATGGCACAAAACAAAGGGTCCAACCAGCTCATTCAGCAGCTGCTGAAGGCTGAGGAAGAAGCCGACTTGGTGATTAAAAAGGCCAAAGATGGTGAGACAACAGATCGGCATATGGCGTCGAATGGGCAGTGAAGTTTGAGCGGGCAGACAAACAACTCACTTGTGAGAGAGCTCAGCTGaacatttcgttttttccacACAACGGTTGAGGTGCCAATTGTTAGTCATTTACATCCCCATTGTGGTTATTACTaattgcctcctttttttttttttcccccgccaACCCCCTCAGTGCGCGCCAAGATGTTGAAAGAGGCCGAAACGACAGCCACCGAAGAGTTGAAGATTTTCCGggcaaaggagaaggagcgCCTGAACAAGGGGCACAAGGAGGTAATCTGCTCGGGGGGGCCCACCCATGTGGAACATGCCTTCAACGAGGCAGCGCCTATGTGTATCTCATCGGATGTAactttcttcccctcccctcccGTTTGCACGTTCGTTAATATATAGATGTGATAACGCCTTTCTGTTTGACCCCCCCAGAAAACCACCGCGGAAGACGAAGCCGTAACCCTAATTGAGCAGAACACcaaggaagaaataaaaaagtacaaggagctctttaaaaagaacaaagagCAAGTGGCCCAATTTGTGTTTGATAAAGTGTTCACCGTGGATTTGACCATTCCAGACTGCACCCAGAAGTCGCTTTAGGGTAGCCAAGCCCTGACCCGCTAATTGGCCACCACCTGTCTGTACCTCCATTGGAGGGGGAGGTGCTTACGAGCAGAGAAGCACCCACGGGATGGGGGTGAACCAGCGCAGCACCCTCCCAAGTGGATAagcgtacgtacgtatgtgtgtacTTACGTATGTACTTATGTACCTGCTCCGCGTGAGCACTTTGCCCTGAAATGGGAAGACCAAGGGAAGAGCCCCGCTGCAGGGGGGGTACTCTCACCCCTTTGGAGTTTCACCCAAATGGAACTAAGCAGCATTAATTGCAAATGCGTAGTGTGTCACTGGGAACGTCGAAGCAGATAAACCGTTGTGACCGTCCGCTCTTCGGAGCACCCCAAGTGAGCGAGGGGAGGATGCCCTTTCAACACCCCCCCACGTGGGGACAAACATGTTGGTGCAGCCCCGAATCGCGGCAACGGGGTAAGCGGCGCATTTGCGCTTCGTTCAGCGGAATCctcgccccctttttttgtttcccctctTACGAATatgaatgttcatttttttcccaccttttaCGAATatgaatgttcatttttttcccaccttttaCGAATatgaatgttcatttttttcccaccttttaCGAATatgaatgttcatttttttcccaccttttaCGAATatgaatgttcatttttttcccaccttttaCGAATatgaatgttcatttttttcccaccttttacgaacgttaattttttccctttttttgtcgtCACCCCCTGATGTATGCCTTTTCCTGGgtgggaacaaaaaaaaataaaaaaaaaaataaaataaaaataattgctcATTCCCGAGAAGGCACAAATGGGTAATAATTAGCCAACCAGTTCGCACGTGTTGAAACATTTGCAACTCTCCAGGTGGGTGACCCCTACGTGCAAATATACTGCCCTTGTTGCGCTGCTCCCACGGGTGGGTAAATCCACAGTTACTCTTACATGGGGAATACCCCTCGCGGGCATGGCCGAACAGACGCATGGGGAGGAAAGCGGTCATTGccagaggaaaaaaaaaaaaaaaaagcaaccaTGCGGGCTTCACAAAAAGGTAACAACTaaaatgttcataaaaaaatgaaaagaattttCTCTCACgaacatttttacaaacataaggaaaaactttgcgtattttttttttccgtaaaATGGGGGCTAGCAAAATGcacataaaatatgtagCAGTATGAGGGGGAATTCACTACATTGGGAGGCGGGCCTCTGTATACCGGCCGCTGAACAATGCGTGGCGTTTACCCCTTCCGGCTTGCCTCCAGGCCGAGGTTGGCGGCGGAGAAGCAGTGAGGCGAGACGATCTGCGCCTTTTCCCCGCCGCAGCTACCAAACTGTGCATATGAAGTGGTACTAATAGTAGCAGTGCTACTAGTAGTGGCAGTGGTATCCCCAGCAAGTGCGTTCATGCGCTGCTACTCCCAGTGCAGCAGTGCTTTACCTCACATGGGCAAGTTGAGCGGGCCCTGCTGCCCACCTTCGCACCGGGGAACCTCTTCTCCCTTGGCGTATTTTGCActaaggggaaaagaaaaattgcccCCCCGAAAAAGAGTTGATAATAATAACTCGCGGCTTTCATGTACATGAGGATTGGGGTGCCATATTTTTGTGCCTCCTTCATATGGCTATCTTGTACCCCTACCTATGACGCTAGGAAATGCGCTCTTTTTTCGCGCCCAACCCAAGTGCAgcaacgtaaaaaaaaaaaaaattaattcacgAAGGGGAATAATGCGTACGATGTGCCGAACGTTTTAGCAAAACGAATGCgggaaaaattgccaataaaaagaagcgacaattttgggaaaaaaaaaaaaaaaaaaaaaaatccgcagtgaaaaaattaacagaaGAAGAGAAAGTTGTTACCAATTGCGTTTCCAAACCGTATGCGAAGAGGAAAACCGAACGGAGAGGAGCCCTGACGTGTTCTGCTGACAACGCGCGGATACCCAGCCGATACTCTGCTGCTATTCTGCTGCTACTCTGCTGCTATTCTGCTGCTACTCTGCTGCTATTCTGCTGCTACTCTGCTGCTATTCTGCTGCTACTCTGCTGCTATTCTGCTGCTACTCTGCTGCTATTCTGCTGCTACTCTGCTGCTATTCTGCTGCTACTCTGCTGCTAACTTGTgaaaccccctttttttccttttttttgaataccctttttcaaaatgaaaaccaTCGTGTCATCGCAGAAGGTCATCATCCCCGAAGGAGGTAAGGAGAGCGACCCCAACGAAATGAGCCATTGAGAGGAGAGTAAATTCGCATGGTGGAGGAGTACCTAGGGGGGACCACgaacagggggaaaaagttAAATGAGGAAGCTTCCCCTATCCCTCCGAAGTAGCTACAAACGCGCGGGCGCCCGTGCGAACAGTTGGCGAA includes:
- a CDS encoding aspartic protease PM5 (encoded by transcript PVX_116695A); protein product: MVGASLGPPGRGSLSRLIRLVICVLTLCALSVQGRSESTEGHSKDLLYKYKLYGDIDEYAYYFLDIDIGTPEQRISLILDTGSSSLSFPCAGCKNCGVHMENPFNLNNSKTSSILYCENEECPFKLNCVKGKCEYMQSYCEGSQISGFYFSDVVSVVSYNNERVTFRKLMGCHMHEESLFLYQQATGVLGMSLSKPQGIPTFVNLLFDNAPQLKQVFTICISENGGELIAGGYDPAYIVRRGGSKSVSGQGSGPVSESLSESGEDPQVALREAEKVVWENVTRKYYYYIKVRGLDMFGTNMMSSSKGLEMLVDSGSTFTHIPEDLYNKLNYFFDILCIQDMNNAYDVNKRLKMTNESFNNPLVQFDDFRKSLKSIIAKENMCVKIVDGVQCWKYLEGLPDLFVTLSNNYKMKWQPHSYLYKKESFWCKGIEKQVNNKPILGLTFFKNRQVIFDIQKNRIGFVDANCPSHPTHTRPRTYNEYKRKDNIFLKIPFFYLYSLFVVFALSVLLSLVFYVRRLYHMEYSPLPSEGKAPADA
- a CDS encoding 60S ribosomal protein L23a, putative (encoded by transcript PVX_116700A), whose amino-acid sequence is MDKKKQDSKNKKNAKNVKGNPKAAASGNDKLGKKKGADKEKKQLYKGKVKKSLGKQVGGKNQQVKKAAAEESKKKKKITTSIKFKRPKTLKLPKNPKCPKVIKSCYKKTLDKYGILKYPLTSEKAMKKIEEINTLVFICDKRADKKKITKSVKNLFGISCEKVNVLNRLNGDKKAYVRLSKDHDALEVANKIGIL
- a CDS encoding N-acetyltransferase, putative (encoded by transcript PVX_116705A) — translated: MNNQSEEKVAQTDVVGTAAGKSSRISKTRRSIRKKGSRRRKDKGHAKHNNGELIRVVKNCKQNDSIFDFIDGSFRRYFLVKRGGGAGPQTGVGPGDHVDHADHADHADQGRAPPPFVFFQSVNAFELKKRQAGEAVFTTLLRMTKANMERLYNESNFLNRGWSDEKKWKELRSDRCKLILGFVQKHQPTEEETPSEEHPLTESLPTGSEANMSFLQRLQHSKGENEGKKDADDYLANLAEHSLVCFVHYRLTADYPPNEHTTICYLYEIQIVPEFTKMGIGKHLIGMLEALCKRIKVHKIVCTVLKSNVNAVSFYKTKCSFQVDESSPDNFASDDSEECEYEILKREVSS
- a CDS encoding vacuolar ATP synthase subunit G, putative (encoded by transcript PVX_116710A), translating into MAQNKGSNQLIQQLLKAEEEADLVIKKAKDVRAKMLKEAETTATEELKIFRAKEKERLNKGHKEKTTAEDEAVTLIEQNTKEEIKKYKELFKKNKEQVAQFVFDKVFTVDLTIPDCTQKSL